From a region of the Streptomyces caniferus genome:
- a CDS encoding TDT family transporter — MATLAHAPSRSTPATGPDPSPGAPDTAASVRYLGPNWYAAVMGTAIVANAGAVLPLTAPGLRVAYQVVWALSALMLLTLLAARTVHWVRHRDQARRHLLDPAVAPFYGCLAMALLAVGGGTLAVGREVIGEPAALAADAALWTVGTVVGLTCAAAVPYLMVTRHRIEAGSASPVWLLPLVAPMVSAALGPALVPHLPAGQCQAALLFACYALFGMSLLATLLVLPLVLSRLIHHGPLPLALTPTLFLVLGPLGQSTTALANLAHAAPGVVDASTAHAMAAFAVLYGVPVTGFALLWLAIAAAMVVRAFRNGMGFTMTWWGFTFPLGTCVTGAAGLALRTGLGAFDGLAVGLFTLLVTAVAVAGTRTAVGLARGRLLAPPRPVTT, encoded by the coding sequence ATGGCAACCCTCGCGCACGCACCCTCCCGCAGCACCCCCGCCACCGGGCCCGACCCCAGCCCCGGCGCGCCCGATACCGCGGCCTCGGTCCGGTATCTGGGGCCGAACTGGTACGCCGCCGTCATGGGCACCGCGATCGTCGCCAACGCGGGCGCGGTCCTGCCGCTCACCGCCCCCGGCCTGCGCGTCGCCTACCAGGTGGTCTGGGCGCTGTCGGCACTGATGCTGCTGACGCTGCTGGCCGCGCGCACCGTGCACTGGGTCCGCCACCGCGACCAGGCGCGCCGCCATCTGCTCGACCCGGCCGTCGCGCCCTTCTACGGATGCCTGGCGATGGCCCTGCTGGCGGTGGGCGGCGGCACGCTCGCCGTGGGCCGGGAGGTCATCGGCGAACCGGCCGCGCTGGCCGCCGACGCCGCTTTGTGGACCGTGGGCACCGTCGTCGGCCTCACGTGCGCCGCGGCCGTCCCCTACCTGATGGTGACCCGGCACCGCATCGAGGCCGGCAGCGCCTCTCCCGTCTGGCTCCTGCCGCTGGTCGCGCCCATGGTCTCGGCGGCGCTGGGCCCGGCCCTGGTGCCGCATCTGCCGGCCGGCCAGTGTCAGGCGGCCCTGCTGTTCGCCTGCTACGCCCTGTTCGGGATGTCGCTGCTGGCCACGCTGCTCGTCCTGCCGCTCGTCCTGTCCCGGCTGATCCACCACGGCCCGCTCCCCCTCGCGCTCACCCCCACGCTGTTCCTCGTCCTGGGCCCGCTGGGGCAGTCCACCACCGCGCTGGCCAACCTCGCCCATGCCGCACCGGGCGTCGTGGACGCCTCCACCGCCCACGCCATGGCCGCCTTCGCGGTGCTCTACGGCGTACCGGTGACGGGCTTCGCCCTCCTCTGGCTGGCGATCGCGGCCGCCATGGTGGTGCGCGCCTTCCGCAACGGCATGGGATTCACGATGACCTGGTGGGGCTTCACCTTCCCGCTCGGCACCTGCGTCACGGGCGCGGCGGGCCTGGCCCTGCGCACCGGCCTCGGCGCCTTCGACGGGCTCGCGGTGGGCCTGTTCACGCTCCTGGTGACCGCCGTGGCGGTGGCCGGCACCCGCACCGCCGTCGGCCTGGCCCGCGGACGGCTGCTGGCGCCGCCCCGGCCGGTCACGACCTGA
- a CDS encoding gamma-glutamyl-gamma-aminobutyrate hydrolase family protein — translation MSQPLIGISTYQEEARWGVWNLPAALVPAGYPKLVQRSGGLAALLPPGDPATAAAAVARLDGLVIAGGADVQPARYGAEPHPRTGPPALDRDAWELALIEAALAGGVPLLGICRGLQLLNVVLGGTLVQHLDGHAGAPGVFDRHDIKPVPGTLLGRTLPEPVAVPTYHHQAVDRIGRGLVPSAYAEDGTIEALELPGAYGFTLAVQWHPEAGEDTRVMDALVAAAREAAAAK, via the coding sequence ATGTCCCAGCCCCTCATCGGCATCAGCACGTACCAGGAAGAGGCCCGGTGGGGGGTGTGGAACCTGCCCGCCGCGCTGGTACCCGCCGGATATCCGAAGCTGGTGCAGCGCTCGGGCGGGCTGGCCGCGCTGCTGCCGCCGGGCGATCCGGCGACGGCCGCCGCGGCCGTCGCCCGTCTGGACGGGCTGGTGATCGCCGGCGGCGCGGACGTCCAGCCGGCGCGCTACGGCGCGGAGCCGCACCCCAGGACCGGCCCGCCCGCGCTGGACCGGGACGCCTGGGAACTGGCCCTGATCGAGGCGGCCTTGGCGGGCGGCGTACCGCTGCTGGGCATCTGCCGCGGGCTCCAGCTGCTGAACGTGGTGCTGGGCGGCACCCTCGTCCAGCATCTCGACGGGCATGCCGGGGCCCCCGGAGTCTTCGACCGGCACGACATCAAGCCGGTCCCCGGCACGCTGCTGGGCCGGACGCTGCCCGAGCCGGTCGCCGTGCCGACCTACCACCACCAGGCCGTGGACCGGATCGGCCGCGGGCTGGTGCCGTCCGCCTACGCGGAGGACGGCACCATCGAGGCGCTGGAACTCCCCGGCGCGTACGGCTTCACCCTGGCGGTGCAGTGGCACCCGGAGGCCGGGGAGGACACCCGGGTGATGGACGCCCTGGTGGCGGCGGCGCGCGAGGCGGCCGCCGCCAAGTGA
- a CDS encoding ABC transporter permease/substrate binding protein produces MPRIPIGSWADSLVEWLRDHAEWLFHFVTTVLGGFYDGILTVLSGPTPLLLTGIFAVIAWWLRGLPAAVLTFMGFALVDSIEQWHQTMQSLSLVLVACIITVAVAVPLGVWAARNRAVSGAVRPVLDLMQTMPAMVYLIPGILFFGLGAVPGIVSTIVFSMPPAVRMTELGIRQVDGELVEAADAFGTHPRRTLFRVQLPLALPTIMAGINQVIMLALSMVVIAGMVGGAGLGGTVYLSLSSVDVKLGAEGGLAVVILAVYLDRMTSALNQRVSPLGRRALAKAQAALGGLKFLHWKPATSLATVAVVVLALLAGGMSVFGKDSGGGAGGTDGNGRPVSLGYVNWDEGKATTFLWKEILEQRGYKPRAQALDAGPLFTGQARGDIDVQTNAWLPTTHAEYWKKYKNKLEDLGAWYDKTSLEVAVPSYMKDVKTLDDLKGKGGTFGGKIVGIEPGAGEMKILKDKVLKDYGLGGEYKVVESSTSSMLTELDRSIHDKKPVAVTLWSPHWAYDKYKLTKLKDPKGSFGSGDSLHMLGRKGFSHDEPQVAGWMKNFHLDEKQLTSLENEVKNAGTGHEQDGVRAWLKQHPGLVDKLAPSAKADYAKGKDAGKTPTMGYPAWDEGIATTYLWKNILEKRGYKPKLQNLDVGPMWTGLSTGQIDVETDAWLPVAQKQYWDKYKNDLVDVGAWYDKTSLEIAVPSYVKGVKTLDDLRKHKDTFGGKIIGIEPGTGEMKRLKSVVSPAYGLDGFDVTEAGTSAMLTELERAYAKKEPIAVVLWSPHWAYSKYHLTKLKDPQGTWGANNQIKTIGNKSFPKKFPEFDRWLKNWKMSAEDLGSLEKDIQAAGKGNENKGVQKWIDAHPGIVDKMAPVK; encoded by the coding sequence GTGCCTAGGATTCCGATAGGCAGTTGGGCCGACAGCCTGGTCGAATGGCTGCGGGACCACGCCGAGTGGCTCTTCCACTTCGTCACGACCGTGCTGGGCGGTTTCTACGACGGCATTCTCACGGTCCTCTCCGGCCCCACGCCGCTGCTCCTGACGGGCATCTTCGCGGTGATCGCCTGGTGGCTGCGGGGTCTGCCGGCCGCCGTGCTGACGTTCATGGGCTTCGCGCTGGTCGATTCGATCGAGCAGTGGCACCAGACCATGCAGTCGCTCTCGCTGGTGCTCGTGGCCTGCATCATCACGGTCGCGGTCGCGGTACCCCTCGGTGTCTGGGCGGCCCGCAACCGCGCCGTCAGCGGGGCGGTGCGTCCGGTCCTGGACCTGATGCAGACGATGCCCGCGATGGTCTACCTGATCCCCGGCATCCTCTTCTTCGGCCTGGGCGCCGTCCCCGGCATCGTGTCGACCATCGTCTTCTCCATGCCGCCCGCGGTCCGCATGACCGAACTGGGCATCCGGCAGGTCGACGGTGAACTGGTCGAGGCCGCCGACGCGTTCGGCACCCATCCGCGGCGCACGCTCTTCCGCGTCCAGCTGCCGCTCGCACTGCCGACGATCATGGCCGGTATCAACCAGGTCATCATGCTGGCGCTGTCCATGGTCGTCATCGCCGGCATGGTCGGCGGCGCCGGTCTCGGCGGCACCGTCTACCTCTCGCTCAGCTCCGTCGATGTGAAGCTGGGCGCGGAGGGCGGTCTCGCGGTCGTCATCCTCGCGGTGTACCTGGACCGCATGACCAGCGCGCTCAACCAGCGGGTCTCCCCGCTCGGGCGGCGCGCGCTGGCGAAGGCGCAGGCCGCGCTCGGCGGCCTGAAGTTCCTCCACTGGAAGCCCGCGACCTCCCTGGCGACGGTCGCCGTGGTCGTGCTCGCGCTGCTCGCCGGCGGCATGAGCGTCTTCGGCAAGGACAGCGGCGGCGGCGCGGGGGGCACCGACGGCAACGGCCGGCCGGTCAGCCTCGGCTACGTCAACTGGGACGAGGGCAAGGCCACCACCTTCCTGTGGAAGGAGATCCTCGAACAGCGCGGGTACAAGCCCCGGGCCCAGGCCCTGGACGCCGGACCGCTCTTCACCGGCCAGGCCCGTGGCGACATCGACGTGCAGACCAACGCCTGGCTGCCGACGACCCACGCGGAGTACTGGAAGAAGTACAAGAACAAGCTCGAGGACCTGGGCGCCTGGTACGACAAGACCTCCCTGGAGGTCGCGGTCCCGTCCTACATGAAGGACGTCAAGACCCTGGACGACCTCAAGGGCAAGGGCGGTACGTTCGGCGGCAAGATCGTCGGGATCGAGCCGGGCGCGGGCGAGATGAAGATCCTCAAGGACAAGGTCCTCAAGGACTACGGCCTGGGCGGCGAGTACAAGGTCGTGGAGTCGAGCACCTCGTCCATGCTCACCGAGCTGGACCGCTCGATCCACGACAAGAAGCCGGTCGCCGTCACGCTGTGGTCGCCGCACTGGGCCTACGACAAGTACAAGCTGACCAAGCTCAAGGACCCCAAGGGCTCCTTCGGCTCCGGCGACAGCCTGCACATGCTGGGCCGCAAGGGCTTCTCCCACGACGAGCCCCAGGTCGCCGGCTGGATGAAGAACTTCCACCTGGACGAGAAGCAGCTCACCAGCCTCGAGAACGAGGTCAAGAACGCCGGCACGGGGCATGAGCAGGACGGCGTGCGCGCCTGGCTCAAGCAGCACCCGGGCCTGGTCGACAAGCTGGCGCCGTCCGCCAAGGCCGACTACGCCAAGGGCAAGGACGCCGGCAAGACCCCGACGATGGGCTACCCCGCCTGGGACGAGGGCATCGCCACCACCTACCTCTGGAAGAACATCCTGGAGAAGCGGGGCTACAAGCCGAAGCTCCAGAACCTCGATGTCGGCCCGATGTGGACCGGCTTGTCGACGGGGCAGATCGATGTCGAAACCGACGCCTGGCTTCCGGTGGCGCAGAAGCAGTACTGGGACAAGTACAAAAACGATCTCGTCGATGTCGGTGCGTGGTACGACAAGACCTCCCTGGAGATCGCCGTACCGTCCTACGTCAAGGGAGTGAAGACCCTGGACGATCTGCGCAAGCACAAGGACACCTTCGGCGGCAAGATCATCGGTATCGAGCCGGGCACGGGCGAGATGAAGCGCCTCAAGAGCGTGGTGTCCCCCGCGTACGGTCTGGACGGCTTCGACGTCACCGAGGCCGGCACCAGCGCCATGCTCACCGAGCTGGAGCGGGCGTACGCCAAGAAGGAGCCCATCGCGGTGGTCCTGTGGTCCCCGCACTGGGCGTACAGCAAGTACCACCTCACCAAGCTCAAGGACCCCCAGGGGACGTGGGGCGCCAACAACCAGATCAAGACGATCGGCAACAAGAGCTTCCCGAAGAAATTCCCGGAGTTCGATCGCTGGTTGAAGAACTGGAAGATGAGTGCCGAGGATCTCGGCAGCCTGGAGAAGGACATTCAGGCCGCCGGCAAGGGCAACGAGAACAAGGGCGTCCAGAAGTGGATCGATGCTCACCCGGGCATCGTCGACAAGATGGCACCCGTGAAGTAA
- a CDS encoding LysR family transcriptional regulator, with amino-acid sequence MGGEAEQAAVSLSHRVPDLGALELLLAVARLGSLGRAARARGISQPAASSRIRSMERQLGVALVERSPRGSRLTDAGALVTDWARRVVEAAEAFDAGAQALRGQRDSRLRVAASMTIAEYLLPGWLIALRARRPGTAVSLLAGNSSVVAERLLGGEADLGFVEGLAVPMGLDGTVIGHDRLVVVAAPSHPWARRRRELTAAELAAAPLILRERGSGTRQVLDAALARHGGLAAPLLELASTTAVKAAVVSEAAPSVLSELAVGEELTARRLVEIPVRELRLARELRAVWPAGQRPAGPARELLGLTRGAS; translated from the coding sequence ATGGGTGGTGAGGCCGAGCAGGCCGCCGTGTCGCTGTCGCACCGGGTCCCGGACCTCGGCGCGCTGGAGCTGCTGCTCGCCGTCGCCCGGCTCGGCAGCCTGGGGCGGGCCGCGCGGGCGCGGGGCATCTCCCAGCCCGCCGCCAGCAGCCGGATCCGCTCGATGGAGCGCCAGTTGGGGGTGGCGCTGGTCGAACGCTCGCCGCGCGGTTCCCGTTTGACGGACGCCGGCGCCCTGGTGACGGACTGGGCGCGCCGGGTGGTGGAGGCTGCCGAGGCCTTCGACGCGGGCGCGCAGGCGCTGCGCGGACAGCGGGATTCCCGGCTGCGGGTGGCGGCCAGCATGACCATCGCCGAGTACCTGCTGCCGGGGTGGCTGATCGCTCTGCGCGCGCGGCGGCCCGGGACCGCCGTCTCGCTGCTCGCGGGCAATTCCAGTGTGGTGGCCGAGCGGCTGCTGGGGGGCGAGGCGGACCTCGGGTTCGTGGAGGGGCTGGCGGTGCCCATGGGGCTGGACGGGACGGTCATCGGGCACGACCGGCTGGTGGTGGTCGCCGCCCCCTCCCACCCCTGGGCCCGGCGCCGTAGGGAGCTGACCGCCGCCGAACTCGCGGCCGCCCCGTTGATCCTGCGCGAGCGGGGATCGGGGACCCGCCAGGTGCTGGACGCGGCGCTGGCCCGGCACGGCGGGCTGGCCGCACCGCTGCTCGAACTCGCCTCGACCACCGCGGTGAAGGCGGCCGTGGTGAGCGAGGCGGCGCCCTCCGTCCTCAGCGAGCTGGCCGTCGGCGAGGAGCTGACCGCGCGGCGGCTGGTCGAGATTCCGGTGCGCGAGCTGCGGCTCGCCCGCGAACTGCGGGCCGTGTGGCCCGCCGGTCAGCGGCCCGCGGGCCCTGCCCGCGAGCTGCTGGGGCTCACCCGCGGGGCGTCCTGA
- a CDS encoding glutamine synthetase family protein: MADRTPPLSVEELRVLVDAGEIDTVVLAFTDMQGRLQGKRFAARYFLDTVLDHGTEGCNYLLAVDVDLNTVEGYAMSSWERGYGDFAMHGDPGTLRRTPWNAGTALITADLAWHDRSPVAASPRQILRRQLDRLAERGWSAYAGTELEFMLFKDSYEDAWSRGYREMNPANQWNGDYSVLGTGRVEPVLRRIRNEMGAAGMTVESAKGECNLGQHEIVFVYDEALTTCDQHSIYKTGAKEIAAQEGMSLTFMAKYDEREGNSCHIHLSLQDEDGRPVLADDNGPYGMSKTMQHFLAGQVAAMRDFTLFYAPNINSYKRFRPGSFAPTAVAWGPDNRTCALRVVGHGRAHRLENRLPGGDVNPYLAVAGMVAAGLYGIEHELELPEATTGNAYDGDAAHVPTTLREAAELWERSPIAREAFGDEVVDHYRHMARVEQDAYDAAVTDWERFRSFERM, translated from the coding sequence GTGGCAGACCGCACGCCCCCACTCTCCGTCGAGGAGCTCAGAGTCCTCGTCGATGCCGGGGAGATCGACACTGTCGTCCTCGCCTTCACCGATATGCAAGGCCGGCTCCAGGGCAAGCGGTTCGCGGCCCGATATTTCCTCGACACCGTCCTCGACCACGGCACGGAGGGCTGCAACTACCTCCTCGCCGTCGACGTCGACCTCAACACCGTCGAGGGCTACGCGATGTCCTCGTGGGAGCGCGGCTACGGCGACTTCGCCATGCACGGCGACCCCGGCACGCTGCGCCGCACCCCCTGGAACGCCGGCACCGCCCTGATCACCGCCGACCTCGCCTGGCACGACCGCTCCCCGGTCGCCGCCTCGCCCCGGCAGATCCTGCGCCGCCAGCTCGACCGCCTCGCCGAGCGCGGCTGGAGCGCGTACGCCGGCACCGAGCTGGAGTTCATGCTCTTCAAGGACTCCTACGAGGACGCCTGGTCCCGCGGCTACCGCGAGATGAACCCCGCGAACCAGTGGAACGGCGACTACTCCGTCCTCGGCACCGGCCGCGTCGAGCCCGTCCTGCGCCGCATCCGCAACGAGATGGGCGCGGCCGGCATGACCGTCGAGTCCGCCAAGGGCGAGTGCAACCTCGGCCAGCACGAGATCGTGTTCGTCTACGACGAGGCGCTCACCACCTGCGACCAGCACAGCATCTACAAGACCGGTGCCAAGGAGATCGCCGCGCAGGAGGGCATGTCGCTCACCTTCATGGCGAAGTACGACGAGCGCGAGGGCAACTCCTGTCATATCCACCTCTCGCTGCAGGACGAGGACGGGCGGCCGGTGCTGGCCGACGACAACGGCCCGTACGGCATGTCGAAGACCATGCAGCACTTCCTGGCGGGCCAGGTCGCCGCGATGCGTGACTTCACGCTCTTCTACGCGCCCAACATCAACTCCTACAAGCGCTTCCGCCCCGGCTCCTTCGCGCCCACCGCCGTCGCCTGGGGCCCCGACAACCGCACCTGCGCCCTGCGGGTGGTCGGCCACGGCCGCGCCCACCGCCTGGAGAACCGTCTGCCCGGCGGCGATGTGAACCCCTACCTCGCGGTCGCCGGCATGGTCGCGGCCGGTCTGTACGGCATAGAGCACGAGCTGGAACTGCCCGAGGCGACCACCGGCAACGCCTACGACGGCGACGCCGCCCACGTCCCCACGACCCTGCGCGAGGCCGCCGAGCTGTGGGAGCGGAGCCCGATCGCCCGCGAGGCCTTCGGCGACGAGGTCGTCGACCACTACCGCCACATGGCCCGCGTCGAGCAGGACGCCTACGACGCGGCCGTCACGGACTGGGAGCGCTTCCGCTCCTTCGAGCGCATGTAA
- a CDS encoding FadR/GntR family transcriptional regulator, giving the protein MDGAADRLAPVLRPVRAGNGFEEALEQILQVVRLGLVPQGERLPAERELAERLQISRVTLREVLKVLQDEGLVESRRGRYGGTFVRTRPENPGGAELRRRIEKIDVEDTLRFREVLEVGAAGLCAAHGLTDEQSGRLRAALAATQDAPLADYRRRDTLLHLTLAELSGSPSLAAQYAAVRAGVNDLLDCIPLLVRNLEHSQTQHTALVEAVLEGDADGAREVMREHCCGTAALLRGFLTAPSP; this is encoded by the coding sequence ATGGACGGTGCGGCTGACCGGCTGGCACCCGTGCTGCGACCGGTGCGGGCGGGCAACGGTTTCGAGGAGGCCCTGGAGCAGATACTCCAGGTCGTCCGGCTCGGTCTGGTACCCCAGGGCGAACGGCTGCCCGCCGAGCGGGAATTGGCCGAGCGGCTGCAGATCAGCCGGGTCACCCTGCGCGAGGTGCTCAAGGTGCTGCAGGACGAGGGCCTGGTGGAGAGCCGGCGCGGGCGCTACGGCGGCACGTTCGTCCGGACGCGCCCGGAGAACCCGGGCGGGGCGGAGCTGCGCCGCCGGATCGAGAAGATCGACGTCGAGGACACCCTGCGCTTCCGTGAGGTGCTGGAGGTGGGCGCGGCCGGGCTGTGCGCGGCCCACGGGCTCACCGACGAGCAGAGCGGCAGGCTGCGGGCGGCGCTCGCGGCGACCCAGGACGCACCGCTCGCCGACTACCGCCGCCGCGACACCCTGCTGCACCTGACCCTCGCGGAGCTGTCCGGGTCGCCGTCGCTGGCCGCGCAGTACGCAGCGGTGCGGGCGGGCGTGAACGATCTCCTGGACTGCATCCCGCTCCTCGTCCGGAATCTGGAGCATTCGCAGACCCAGCACACGGCGCTGGTGGAGGCGGTGCTGGAGGGCGACGCGGACGGGGCGCGCGAGGTCATGCGCGAGCACTGCTGCGGGACCGCGGCACTGCTGCGCGGCTTCCTGACGGCGCCGTCACCCTGA
- a CDS encoding IPT/TIG domain-containing protein, which translates to MTITGTNLTGASVTIGGNPATGVMVNATGTQLTAITPPGAAGPADVTVTTPGGSATLVGGFTYVLPVHATSLTATPALTKLFPPHVYFPFLTATLTDQVTGLPVPNQPILFKAGSNVLGIANTDAQGVARVNETLTLTLLNHGYEASFAGAVTPTAVLSPSSDQAGVVEP; encoded by the coding sequence GTGACGATCACCGGCACCAACCTGACCGGCGCGAGCGTCACCATCGGCGGCAACCCCGCCACCGGCGTGATGGTCAACGCCACCGGCACCCAGCTCACCGCCATCACCCCGCCCGGCGCGGCCGGCCCCGCCGACGTCACCGTCACCACCCCCGGCGGCAGCGCCACCCTGGTCGGCGGTTTCACCTACGTGCTCCCCGTCCACGCCACCTCGCTGACCGCGACCCCGGCACTGACGAAACTCTTCCCCCCGCACGTGTACTTCCCGTTCCTGACGGCCACCCTGACCGACCAGGTCACCGGCCTCCCCGTGCCCAACCAGCCGATCCTCTTCAAAGCCGGCAGCAACGTCCTGGGCATCGCCAACACCGACGCCCAAGGCGTCGCCCGGGTCAACGAAACCCTCACCCTCACCCTCCTCAACCACGGCTACGAAGCCAGCTTCGCCGGCGCCGTCACCCCCACGGCCGTCCTGTCCCCGTCCAGCGACCAGGCAGGAGTCGTCGAACCCTGA
- a CDS encoding helical backbone metal receptor, translating into MTHRTPPRRVVSLVPSLTEAVARTAPGLLVGATDWCSEPAGLDVHRIGGTKNPDTERIAALAPDLVIANEEENREPDLAALRAAGIEVLVTEVRTLPQAFRELARVLVEGCGLSRPAWLDEAEAAWRELPVRAAERTAVVPVWRRPWMVLGSDTFAGDLLARLGVRNLYADHADRYPRIPLDALRAAGADLVVLPDEPYRFSSEDGPEAFPGLPAALVSGRYLTWYGPSLAGAPGVLAEALAAAR; encoded by the coding sequence ATGACGCACCGTACTCCGCCGCGCCGCGTGGTCTCGCTCGTTCCCTCGCTGACCGAGGCGGTCGCCCGCACCGCTCCCGGCCTGCTGGTGGGGGCCACCGACTGGTGCAGCGAGCCGGCCGGGCTCGATGTCCACCGCATCGGCGGCACCAAGAACCCGGACACCGAGCGGATCGCCGCGCTCGCCCCCGACCTCGTGATCGCCAACGAGGAGGAGAACCGGGAGCCGGACCTCGCCGCGTTGCGGGCCGCCGGGATCGAGGTGCTGGTCACCGAAGTGCGGACGCTGCCGCAGGCGTTCCGGGAGCTGGCGCGGGTCCTCGTGGAGGGGTGCGGGCTGTCCCGGCCCGCGTGGCTGGACGAGGCGGAGGCCGCCTGGCGTGAGCTGCCGGTCCGGGCGGCGGAGCGGACGGCCGTGGTGCCGGTCTGGCGCCGGCCCTGGATGGTCCTGGGGAGCGACACCTTCGCCGGTGATCTCCTGGCGCGCCTGGGCGTCCGCAATCTCTACGCGGACCACGCCGACCGCTACCCCCGCATCCCGCTCGACGCGCTCCGGGCCGCCGGCGCCGACCTGGTGGTGCTGCCCGACGAGCCGTACCGCTTCAGCTCCGAGGACGGCCCCGAGGCGTTCCCCGGCCTGCCCGCGGCGCTGGTCAGCGGCCGGTATCTGACCTGGTACGGGCCGTCCCTGGCAGGCGCTCCGGGCGTGCTCGCCGAGGCGCTGGCCGCGGCCCGGTGA
- the eat gene encoding ethanolamine permease gives MADKTESQTAPPIGPAGGASPDETYLERRTLRRGSAGPLLLTGLGVAYVVSGDFSGWNNGLAQGGFGGLAIAAVLMGLMYTCLVFALAELASILPTAGGGYGFARRALGTWGGFLTGTAILIEYVLAPAAISIFIGDYVESLGLFGLHSSWPVYLACFAIFIGIHLWGVGEALRFSLIVTAIAVAAIVVFAIAALTDFHVDTLNDIPVKAGAFGANSWLPFGILGIWAAFPFGMWFFLGVEGVPLAAEETKDPARSLPKAMAAAMGILLVLALITFVAATGARGSAAIQSVGDPLVQALQPHGKPTTVGRIVNYAGLAGLVASFFSLIFAGSRQLFALSRAGYLPRFLSLTSRRKAPYLGLLVPGALGFALAAATGDGARMLNVAVFGATISYALMALSHIVLRRREPGLPRPYRTPGGMLTSSVAFVLACSALVATFLVDKEAAFIALGVYVVALAYFAFYSRHRLVAAAPEEEFAALAAAEAELARD, from the coding sequence ATGGCCGACAAGACGGAATCGCAGACCGCACCGCCCATCGGGCCGGCGGGCGGCGCATCGCCCGACGAGACCTATCTGGAGCGGCGGACGCTGCGCCGCGGCAGCGCGGGACCACTGCTGCTGACCGGCCTGGGCGTCGCCTACGTCGTCTCCGGCGACTTCTCGGGATGGAACAACGGTCTGGCGCAGGGCGGCTTCGGCGGCCTGGCGATCGCCGCCGTCCTGATGGGCCTGATGTACACCTGTCTGGTCTTCGCGCTGGCGGAGCTGGCCTCGATCCTGCCGACCGCCGGCGGCGGCTACGGCTTCGCCCGCCGGGCCCTGGGCACCTGGGGCGGCTTCCTGACCGGCACCGCGATCCTGATCGAATACGTACTGGCACCCGCCGCGATCTCCATTTTCATCGGTGACTACGTCGAATCGCTCGGCCTGTTCGGCCTGCACTCCAGCTGGCCGGTCTATCTCGCCTGCTTCGCGATCTTCATCGGGATCCATCTGTGGGGCGTGGGCGAGGCCCTGCGCTTCAGCCTGATCGTCACCGCCATAGCGGTCGCCGCGATCGTCGTCTTCGCGATCGCCGCGCTGACCGACTTCCATGTGGACACCCTCAACGACATCCCGGTCAAGGCCGGCGCCTTCGGCGCCAACTCCTGGCTGCCGTTCGGCATTCTGGGGATCTGGGCGGCCTTCCCGTTCGGCATGTGGTTCTTCCTCGGCGTCGAGGGCGTACCGCTGGCCGCCGAGGAGACCAAGGACCCGGCGCGGTCGCTGCCCAAGGCGATGGCCGCGGCGATGGGCATCCTGCTGGTGCTGGCGCTGATCACCTTCGTCGCCGCCACCGGGGCGCGCGGCTCGGCGGCGATCCAGTCGGTGGGCGACCCGCTGGTCCAGGCCCTGCAGCCGCACGGCAAGCCGACCACCGTCGGCCGCATCGTCAACTACGCGGGCCTCGCGGGCCTGGTGGCGTCCTTCTTCTCCCTCATCTTCGCCGGTTCACGCCAGCTCTTCGCGCTCTCCCGGGCCGGCTACCTGCCCCGTTTCCTCTCCCTGACCAGCCGCCGCAAGGCCCCCTACCTGGGGCTGCTGGTGCCCGGGGCGCTGGGCTTCGCGCTCGCCGCGGCCACCGGCGACGGCGCCCGGATGCTCAATGTCGCGGTCTTCGGCGCCACCATCTCGTACGCGCTGATGGCGCTCTCGCACATCGTGCTGCGCCGCCGCGAGCCCGGGCTGCCCCGCCCCTACCGCACCCCCGGCGGCATGCTGACCTCGTCCGTCGCCTTCGTCCTGGCCTGCTCGGCGCTGGTGGCGACGTTCCTGGTCGACAAGGAGGCCGCCTTCATCGCCCTCGGCGTCTACGTCGTGGCGCTCGCCTACTTCGCCTTCTACTCCCGCCACCGGCTGGTGGCCGCGGCGCCCGAGGAGGAGTTCGCGGCGCTGGCGGCGGCCGAGGCGGAGCTCGCACGCGACTGA